In one window of Flavobacterium ginsengisoli DNA:
- a CDS encoding helix-turn-helix and ligand-binding sensor domain-containing protein, whose amino-acid sequence MKTTLTTLLFLINSLLFSQEFPPIIKYSPSVYGAGNQSWMISQDHNNYLYFANNDGLLEYNGTSWQLYPGPNETIIRSVKVIGNKIYTGSYMNFGFWTRKEDGKLKYTSLSDGIKNKILDDEQFWNILKYDHWILFQSLNRIYIYDTKTGKFKIIAPKNGVVKSFASTNAIYFQTSKEGLFEIESGRAKLISDDPILKKFTVANIFTIDDGLLLQTQLDGIYKLSGNSLTHVVTDVDAELKSSFVYSSQRLQDGSFALGTVSNGIFILSDKGKLKYHLTQSKGLSNNTALSLFEDKDQNLWTGLDNGINCINMQSPVHSFTDDTGVLGTVYASAIHNGMLYIGTNQGLFCKPNQSNSEFKFINGTKGQVWSLFVYDNTLFCGHDSGTFIVVNESAKSIFSASGTWKFEHIPGNKNQLLQGNYYGISVLEKINNQWVFRNKIQGFDYSSRYFEIGNDFDVYVSHEYKGIFRLKLDKSLLKTQDFFAYKSPDKGKYASLTKFNNSIYYAYKGGIFKLNAKTRQFVKDSVLSSIFEKDEYTSGKLIVDNSNKIWLFSKNYIHYFSASKLSNQLKENLIPIPSSLTNSMLGYENITQISKSTYLIGTTDGYYTLNIDDLSFKNYNVFITDITINKQNETFKNVGILSEGSFKSDENNITLNYTVPEYNKYINSEYQYLLEGFQNEWSEWSTKATVNFKNLPPGKYTFRVRAKYANTILQNTASYTFVVLKPWYLTNLAYFIYFLLLLTMAYFINKAYRNYYQKQKEKLIEENNLLLEIKELENEQQLMKLRNEQLSQDVDNKNRELAVSTMSLNSKNELLAFIKEDLKKTAQNDSSNIKSVISTINKNITEEDSWNVFKEAFDNADKDFLKRIKQMHPALTPNDLRLCAYLRLNLSSKEIAPMFNISVRSVEIKRYRLRKKMDLQHENGLVEYILAV is encoded by the coding sequence TTGAAAACTACACTAACTACCTTACTTTTTTTAATAAATTCCCTGTTGTTTTCTCAGGAATTTCCGCCAATCATTAAATATTCTCCTTCTGTTTATGGAGCTGGAAATCAAAGCTGGATGATTTCGCAGGATCATAATAATTATTTGTATTTCGCCAATAACGACGGATTATTAGAATATAACGGAACTAGTTGGCAATTATATCCAGGGCCAAACGAAACTATTATTCGTTCTGTAAAAGTAATTGGCAATAAAATTTATACAGGAAGTTATATGAATTTTGGTTTTTGGACCAGAAAGGAAGATGGAAAACTTAAATATACTTCGCTAAGCGACGGTATAAAAAATAAGATCTTAGACGATGAACAGTTTTGGAATATTCTTAAATATGATCATTGGATTTTATTTCAGTCTTTAAACCGAATTTATATTTACGATACCAAAACGGGAAAGTTTAAAATAATTGCGCCCAAAAATGGTGTTGTAAAATCGTTTGCCTCGACAAATGCAATTTATTTTCAGACTTCTAAAGAAGGGCTTTTTGAAATTGAAAGCGGTAGAGCAAAACTAATTTCAGATGATCCGATTTTAAAAAAGTTTACAGTTGCCAATATTTTTACGATAGATGATGGTTTATTGCTTCAAACGCAATTAGATGGTATTTACAAACTTTCGGGAAATTCTTTAACCCATGTTGTTACTGATGTTGATGCTGAATTAAAATCAAGTTTTGTATACAGCAGCCAGCGCTTGCAGGACGGAAGTTTTGCTTTAGGAACTGTATCAAACGGAATTTTTATTTTATCTGATAAAGGAAAGCTCAAATACCATCTTACGCAGAGTAAAGGTTTAAGTAATAACACTGCTTTATCGCTTTTTGAAGATAAAGACCAAAATTTATGGACGGGACTTGATAACGGAATCAACTGCATCAATATGCAATCGCCAGTGCATAGTTTTACAGATGATACGGGAGTTTTAGGAACGGTTTATGCATCTGCCATTCATAACGGAATGCTATATATAGGAACCAATCAGGGATTGTTTTGCAAGCCTAATCAAAGTAATTCGGAATTTAAGTTTATAAATGGAACAAAAGGGCAGGTATGGTCTTTATTTGTTTATGATAATACGCTTTTCTGCGGACATGATTCGGGAACTTTTATTGTGGTAAATGAAAGCGCCAAGAGTATATTTTCGGCTTCTGGAACTTGGAAATTCGAGCATATTCCAGGAAACAAAAATCAGTTACTTCAAGGAAATTATTATGGCATTTCGGTTTTAGAAAAAATAAACAATCAATGGGTTTTTAGAAATAAAATTCAGGGTTTTGATTATTCTTCTCGATATTTTGAAATAGGAAACGATTTTGATGTTTATGTAAGCCATGAATACAAAGGGATTTTTAGATTAAAACTTGATAAATCATTATTAAAAACACAAGACTTTTTTGCTTACAAAAGTCCAGATAAAGGTAAATATGCCAGTTTAACAAAATTCAACAATTCGATTTACTATGCTTATAAAGGCGGCATTTTTAAATTGAATGCTAAGACAAGACAATTTGTAAAAGACAGCGTATTAAGTTCCATTTTTGAAAAAGACGAATATACATCTGGTAAATTAATAGTTGATAATTCTAATAAAATCTGGCTTTTCTCCAAAAACTACATTCATTATTTCTCGGCAAGTAAACTAAGTAATCAATTAAAAGAAAATTTAATTCCGATACCTTCTTCTTTGACCAACTCGATGCTAGGTTATGAGAATATCACGCAGATTTCTAAATCTACTTATTTAATAGGAACTACAGACGGGTATTATACATTAAATATTGACGACTTAAGTTTTAAAAACTACAATGTTTTTATTACAGATATTACCATCAATAAGCAAAATGAAACTTTTAAAAATGTGGGTATTTTAAGTGAAGGAAGCTTCAAATCTGATGAAAATAATATAACGCTCAATTATACAGTTCCAGAATATAATAAGTACATTAATTCTGAATACCAATATTTATTAGAAGGTTTTCAGAATGAATGGAGCGAATGGAGTACAAAAGCAACTGTAAATTTTAAAAATCTACCTCCAGGAAAATATACCTTTAGAGTAAGAGCCAAATATGCGAATACCATTTTGCAGAATACGGCTTCGTATACATTTGTAGTTTTAAAACCTTGGTATTTAACAAATCTGGCTTACTTTATTTATTTCCTCTTACTGCTAACAATGGCTTATTTTATTAATAAGGCATATCGAAATTATTATCAAAAGCAAAAAGAAAAACTAATAGAAGAAAATAATCTTTTGTTAGAAATCAAAGAGCTTGAAAACGAACAGCAGTTAATGAAACTTCGCAACGAACAGCTTTCGCAGGATGTTGATAATAAAAACCGCGAATTGGCAGTTTCGACCATGAGTTTGAATAGTAAAAACGAATTATTGGCTTTTATTAAGGAAGATTTGAAAAAAACTGCTCAAAACGATAGTTCAAATATCAAATCTGTAATTAGCACCATAAATAAAAATATTACCGAAGAAGATTCTTGGAATGTATTTAAGGAAGCATTTGATAACGCCGACAAAGATTTCTTGAAAAGGATTAAACAAATGCATCCCGCCTTAACGCCTAACGACCTGCGTTTATGTGCCTATTTGAGACTAAATCTTTCATCAAAAGAAATAGCTCCAATGTTTAATATTTCAGTGAGAAGCGTTGAAATAAAAAGATACCGTTTGAGAAAAAAAATGGATTTACAGCACGAAAACGGTTTAGTTGAATATATTTTGGCTGTATAG